The Acetivibrio cellulolyticus CD2 genome has a segment encoding these proteins:
- a CDS encoding L-lactate MFS transporter yields MGQNLMAVKAPNRVLPLIAGILIQMCCGTAYIWGIFQSYLIITKNTPKALFNWSPTYGTLAYALLLSVLTAGSVVGGKSQQSGKVQPKAIIVIGGLVMGGGFLLAQFTTDATPWLLWLSYGILGGFGMGMVYTTTIAVCQKWYPDHRGLVTGIIVSALGAGTVIFTKISEIVIPSVGVLQTFALLGVMFIVVCTLGSFFIKNPPEDFKPADWNPPAPKAGVINQNFLPGEALRTPQLYLVAAALMFASVAGSMVIPMAKVFGLSNGLSASVAATGVLIIGACNSLGRVVWGFVSDKIGRKNTLLVLLILAASSIITLSFVPKDAILIVFALVGFSYGGFLGVFPTLTADFFGTKYVATIYGMVLLGFGIGAVASAFIVGELSKIKAFSTAFTIAAIAAGIAFVIVLLLKAPKEKLQ; encoded by the coding sequence ATGGGTCAAAATTTAATGGCAGTTAAAGCACCAAATCGTGTGTTGCCTTTAATCGCAGGTATCTTGATTCAGATGTGCTGCGGAACAGCTTATATCTGGGGTATATTTCAATCTTATTTAATTATAACGAAAAATACTCCTAAAGCACTTTTCAACTGGTCACCAACTTATGGAACACTAGCATATGCACTACTTTTAAGTGTACTTACTGCAGGTAGTGTTGTTGGTGGAAAAAGTCAGCAATCAGGAAAAGTTCAGCCGAAAGCAATTATCGTTATTGGTGGATTGGTAATGGGAGGCGGATTCCTACTTGCTCAATTTACAACTGATGCCACACCTTGGCTTCTTTGGCTCTCATATGGGATTCTAGGTGGATTTGGCATGGGTATGGTTTATACAACTACGATTGCAGTTTGTCAGAAATGGTATCCGGATCATAGAGGTTTGGTAACAGGGATTATTGTTTCAGCACTTGGTGCGGGTACTGTAATATTTACAAAAATATCGGAAATAGTAATTCCAAGTGTTGGAGTATTACAGACTTTTGCACTTTTAGGTGTAATGTTTATAGTAGTATGCACATTAGGATCCTTTTTTATAAAGAATCCGCCCGAAGACTTCAAACCAGCTGATTGGAATCCTCCAGCACCTAAAGCTGGGGTAATCAACCAAAACTTTTTACCTGGTGAAGCATTAAGAACACCGCAGCTTTATCTAGTAGCTGCAGCACTTATGTTTGCTTCAGTTGCAGGCTCTATGGTAATACCTATGGCAAAAGTTTTCGGTCTCTCAAATGGTTTGTCAGCATCGGTTGCTGCGACTGGTGTTTTAATTATAGGGGCTTGTAACTCCTTAGGAAGAGTTGTATGGGGATTTGTATCAGATAAAATTGGTAGGAAAAATACTCTCTTAGTTCTTCTGATTTTAGCGGCGTCGTCTATAATAACTTTATCGTTTGTACCAAAAGACGCTATTCTTATTGTATTTGCACTGGTTGGTTTCTCCTACGGCGGATTCCTTGGTGTATTCCCAACTCTTACAGCAGACTTTTTTGGAACTAAATATGTTGCAACCATATATGGAATGGTGCTACTTGGATTTGGAATAGGTGCAGTTGCATCAGCATTCATCGTAGGTGAACTCAGCAAGATAAAGGCTTTCTCGACAGCATTTACAATTGCTGCAATTGCTGCAGGTATTGCTTTTGTTATAGTCTTATTGCTTAAAGCACCTAAAGAAAAATTACAGTAA
- a CDS encoding nitroreductase family protein translates to MTIIEAMEKRHTVRKYQDKKIPVEVVEKLNQRIKDLNMEHNTNMSLVTENTEAFNFMIKLILAKGVKNYLILAAKEGSDEALGYCSTDIMLYAQTLGLNSWWVGGTFSRGKVADNANLKANEKVIGIIALGYGTEQGKPHKSKAASEVSIYKGDAPAWFDNGVKAALLAPTALNHQKFMITGEESRVQITCDNGIFTSADLGIVKYHFELGAGKDNFQWV, encoded by the coding sequence ATGACAATTATAGAAGCAATGGAAAAAAGGCACACAGTAAGGAAATATCAAGACAAAAAAATTCCAGTGGAAGTAGTGGAAAAATTGAATCAGCGTATTAAAGATTTGAATATGGAACATAACACAAATATGAGTCTTGTAACGGAGAACACAGAAGCATTTAATTTTATGATTAAGTTAATTCTTGCAAAGGGTGTAAAGAATTATCTTATACTTGCTGCAAAAGAAGGTTCAGATGAAGCACTTGGATATTGTAGTACGGACATTATGTTATATGCTCAAACATTAGGATTAAACAGTTGGTGGGTAGGTGGAACATTCAGCAGAGGCAAGGTTGCGGATAATGCGAATTTAAAAGCAAATGAAAAAGTAATCGGGATTATTGCTTTGGGGTATGGTACAGAACAAGGAAAACCACATAAATCAAAAGCAGCTAGTGAAGTATCTATATATAAAGGTGATGCTCCTGCATGGTTTGACAATGGGGTAAAGGCTGCACTCTTAGCACCGACAGCACTAAATCATCAAAAGTTTATGATTACAGGAGAAGAAAGTCGTGTACAAATAACCTGTGATAATGGAATTTTTACTAGTGCTGATCTTGGGATTGTAAAGTATCATTTTGAACTTGGTGCAGGTAAAGATAATTTTCAGTGGGTGTAA
- a CDS encoding dockerin type I repeat-containing protein — MRHFILKKAKTSVVSVAILALLVSFFSAMSIKATGETLVSTQGNVVLGDLNGDISVNSIDFAYLRMYLLGNIKDFPSSNAAKAADVSGDGSINSIDFGYFRMYLLGHIKVFPGETSATPTPVETPSTTPTFSPSSPAPLLEILSEFTASDVPALGPEETKIDSISWSVPNGNGSELPGGGLSRYPMLYIGEGYNKIFLVNEGKVIWTYSTGQGEEYDDVWMMTNGNILYTRQSYVAEVNPQKKQVWRYNAPSGSEIHSAQPIGLDKVLMAVNANPPKLVIINKTTGKVEMEHTLPHEKPQDVHGQFRRVRITDKGTYLVSYLSVGKVVEFDKDFNQIWSYQVRSPWAAIRLKNGNTLISSEKLGLVREVNTAGETVWEFKMSDIPPEYGIPDSQSCVRLDNGNTILCSRGNSGNNPQLIEVTQDKKVVWVLKDWKNLGPATAVQILSDSGIPENPGECQR, encoded by the coding sequence ATGAGACATTTTATTTTAAAAAAAGCAAAAACGTCGGTTGTAAGTGTTGCTATACTTGCTTTACTAGTTAGTTTTTTCAGTGCAATGAGTATTAAAGCTACTGGAGAAACACTCGTGTCTACTCAAGGAAATGTAGTTCTGGGTGATTTGAACGGAGATATTAGTGTAAATTCAATAGACTTTGCTTATCTCAGAATGTATCTTTTAGGAAATATCAAGGACTTTCCATCATCGAATGCTGCAAAAGCTGCTGATGTGAGTGGTGACGGAAGTATAAACTCCATTGACTTTGGATATTTTAGAATGTATCTGCTTGGACATATAAAAGTATTCCCAGGGGAAACATCTGCGACACCAACCCCTGTTGAAACACCATCAACTACCCCAACATTTAGCCCAAGTTCACCTGCCCCGTTGCTGGAAATTTTGTCTGAGTTTACTGCTTCTGATGTACCAGCACTTGGCCCTGAGGAAACGAAGATTGACTCCATAAGTTGGAGCGTGCCTAATGGAAATGGTTCTGAACTTCCGGGTGGAGGACTTTCTAGATATCCAATGCTTTACATCGGAGAAGGCTATAATAAAATATTTCTTGTTAACGAGGGCAAGGTTATTTGGACTTACTCAACGGGACAAGGTGAGGAGTATGACGATGTTTGGATGATGACTAATGGAAATATTCTATATACGCGCCAATCTTATGTTGCAGAGGTAAATCCACAAAAGAAACAAGTTTGGCGTTATAATGCCCCAAGTGGATCCGAAATCCATTCGGCTCAGCCAATCGGACTAGACAAGGTTCTTATGGCCGTAAATGCCAATCCTCCTAAACTTGTTATTATCAACAAAACTACTGGAAAGGTTGAAATGGAACATACTCTACCACATGAAAAACCACAGGATGTTCACGGACAATTCCGCAGAGTTCGTATTACTGACAAAGGTACATATTTGGTTTCGTATCTCTCCGTTGGCAAGGTAGTAGAGTTTGATAAGGATTTTAACCAAATTTGGTCTTATCAAGTTAGAAGCCCCTGGGCTGCCATTCGCTTAAAAAACGGCAACACATTAATTAGTAGTGAAAAGTTAGGCCTGGTCAGAGAAGTTAATACTGCAGGCGAGACAGTCTGGGAATTCAAAATGTCTGATATACCACCTGAGTATGGTATTCCAGATTCCCAAAGTTGCGTCCGTCTAGACAACGGTAACACTATACTATGTTCAAGAGGTAACAGCGGAAATAATCCGCAGCTAATTGAAGTTACACAGGATAAAAAAGTAGTATGGGTTCTTAAAGATTGGAAGAACTTAGGTCCAGCCACTGCAGTTCAGATTCTATCTGACTCAGGCATTCCGGAAAATCCGGGAGAATGTCAGCGTTGA
- a CDS encoding MutS-related protein: MVKKVSLLYKDANRKLQLVEEKPEFIKDLQFDEILQIMTSGSNNTNSERVIVSVFAELCKDINDIAYRYDILQDFIKQPQMFSDIKSAFATMIPIERERQLSNRKRAEVSAEYKLSNGINMLLGYCKVCKKVGEVLKVSENSYLSDGLNNLSEAILGYVGNDKFNKLEKILMSLKKCVKGYIRLKLDASLTTSFKLKEAIVLDIDNNGFEKSEYITAHPSIGIKKLMGLGRKREYNYVVKEIDYILEENVDEIKNKILTNIACILEAMTVNVSSFLRNLSEEILFYEGAVKLVQTMKSLGMITTRAEMAPAEERTLTAEGMYDLSFALYLSGKGCLNPLGNIVTNDVCIKGEERIQIITGPNQGGKTTYIRAMGILQVLAQAGIPIPAVNAVVSPVDQLFTHFPVDEKPESNEGRLGEELSRILIILENATKHSLVLVNEAFASTNSKEGSIIAQDILMALAVIGARCSFVTHLYELALRVDNMNNGLLRFGRKYRPFISMAAQYEEICSNLDEDADGEIRKRTYRIIPGAPSKSSFAADIAAQFNIRYMDFVQKLI, from the coding sequence ATGGTTAAGAAAGTCAGTCTTTTGTACAAGGATGCCAATAGAAAACTTCAATTAGTGGAAGAAAAACCTGAATTTATTAAAGATTTGCAGTTTGATGAAATTCTTCAAATTATGACTTCCGGAAGTAATAACACAAATTCTGAACGTGTTATTGTTTCAGTGTTTGCTGAACTATGCAAAGATATAAATGACATTGCATACAGGTATGATATTCTTCAGGATTTTATCAAACAACCGCAAATGTTCTCAGATATAAAGAGTGCTTTCGCTACAATGATACCTATTGAAAGAGAACGACAATTATCAAACAGGAAGAGAGCTGAGGTATCGGCAGAATATAAACTTAGTAATGGTATTAATATGCTGTTGGGATACTGCAAGGTATGTAAAAAAGTTGGAGAGGTCTTAAAAGTTTCAGAGAACAGCTATTTATCCGATGGCTTGAATAATTTGTCGGAAGCTATATTGGGTTATGTTGGAAATGACAAATTCAATAAGCTTGAAAAGATTTTAATGTCACTCAAAAAGTGTGTAAAAGGGTATATAAGACTAAAACTGGATGCAAGTCTTACTACCTCTTTCAAACTTAAAGAAGCTATTGTGTTAGATATTGATAATAATGGATTTGAAAAGAGTGAATATATAACAGCACACCCATCAATAGGAATAAAGAAGCTTATGGGACTAGGACGAAAAAGAGAGTATAATTATGTTGTTAAGGAAATAGATTATATTCTTGAAGAAAATGTAGATGAGATTAAAAATAAAATTCTTACTAATATTGCGTGTATATTGGAAGCTATGACAGTTAATGTTTCGTCTTTTTTGAGAAATCTTTCAGAAGAAATTCTGTTTTATGAAGGAGCTGTAAAGCTTGTACAAACGATGAAAAGCCTTGGTATGATAACTACAAGAGCCGAGATGGCTCCAGCCGAGGAAAGAACTCTGACAGCTGAGGGTATGTATGATTTGAGCTTTGCTTTGTATCTTTCGGGTAAAGGATGTTTAAATCCACTTGGAAACATTGTGACAAATGATGTTTGCATTAAAGGAGAGGAAAGGATTCAGATCATTACTGGACCGAATCAAGGCGGAAAAACGACTTACATCCGAGCAATGGGGATTTTGCAAGTTCTTGCACAAGCAGGTATACCTATTCCGGCAGTTAATGCTGTTGTTAGTCCGGTAGATCAGCTATTTACTCATTTTCCTGTAGATGAAAAGCCTGAAAGCAATGAGGGTAGATTAGGCGAGGAACTTAGCAGAATTCTGATTATACTGGAAAATGCAACGAAGCATAGTCTTGTTTTAGTAAATGAAGCCTTTGCTTCCACCAATTCTAAAGAAGGAAGCATAATTGCACAGGACATACTGATGGCACTTGCAGTTATAGGTGCTAGATGTTCCTTTGTCACACATCTTTATGAGTTGGCCCTTAGGGTGGATAATATGAACAATGGACTTCTAAGATTTGGCAGAAAGTACAGACCATTTATAAGTATGGCAGCTCAATATGAAGAAATTTGTAGTAACTTGGATGAAGATGCAGATGGTGAAATTCGAAAGAGAACATACAGAATAATTCCCGGAGCTCCATCCAAGTCAAGTTTTGCTGCTGATATTGCTGCTCAGTTCAATATAAGGTATATGGATTTTGTTCAGAAACTGATATAA
- a CDS encoding MutS-related protein, with protein sequence MENSCSNVLEKVECSILWPNDESYKFWKARLVPSGCFIKDLSIDKVLDEVGFERTDREKIGLLFENPCTNEEVLQFRLDIMQDFSENEWLVENFKEFVKTMVFIRNCSKEKLADIKGIHVQTYFFEKASAYASLITGMRVYLEERNESIRSYGLQKLLKYITQISEEHNFRTMTEEIKKITEEYESVSGVYLEFGYYEGLKDIAINLEKTKKHIESEESWISQILSNGAAFLNDMDKRYCNIYYDARFSRLEEIVFERLQMKKAAVFESLDNFYNKYSEQDFEEICKLKVEVEFYIKFTELIGRVERHGLKFCKPVIGKDKRKNTKIEGLYDLGLALQRVEDGKYLLSQEVVLNDLSFDEDGEFFILTGPNKGGKTTYIRSIGIAQVLFQAGCFVPALRAEMSIADAVYTHFPEEETLGIDKGRLGKEAERMSVIINNSTSESLVLLNETFSSTRRIDGYYLGRDVLKILMKIKCKGIYVTHFGELADDIEALNEEVHEGSKLACLVAGIVDSDNMGLTGNRTFKIQRMKSVGLGYSMDIVFKHGLLPEQITALLKKRGYIPG encoded by the coding sequence ATGGAAAATTCATGTTCGAACGTGCTCGAGAAGGTAGAGTGTAGCATTTTGTGGCCTAATGATGAATCCTATAAGTTCTGGAAAGCAAGACTTGTACCCTCCGGTTGTTTTATCAAGGATCTCAGTATTGATAAGGTACTGGACGAGGTCGGGTTTGAAAGAACTGACCGTGAAAAAATCGGACTGTTGTTTGAAAATCCATGTACTAACGAAGAGGTATTGCAGTTCAGATTGGACATTATGCAGGACTTTTCAGAAAATGAATGGCTTGTAGAGAACTTTAAAGAGTTTGTTAAAACTATGGTTTTTATTCGAAATTGCTCTAAGGAAAAATTAGCAGATATAAAGGGAATACATGTTCAAACATATTTTTTTGAAAAAGCATCTGCATATGCTTCTTTAATTACAGGCATGAGAGTATATTTGGAAGAAAGAAATGAGAGCATTCGGTCTTACGGTCTTCAGAAGCTGCTCAAATATATCACACAGATCTCAGAGGAACATAATTTTAGAACAATGACTGAGGAAATAAAGAAGATAACTGAAGAATATGAAAGTGTATCGGGGGTGTATCTCGAATTTGGATATTATGAAGGCTTGAAAGATATTGCAATAAATTTGGAAAAGACAAAAAAACATATTGAAAGTGAAGAGTCATGGATATCGCAGATACTTAGCAATGGTGCTGCGTTCCTTAATGATATGGATAAGAGGTATTGTAATATATACTACGATGCGCGTTTTTCCAGGTTGGAGGAAATTGTATTTGAAAGATTGCAAATGAAAAAAGCTGCGGTTTTTGAAAGCTTGGATAATTTCTATAATAAATATTCGGAGCAGGATTTTGAAGAAATATGCAAATTAAAAGTTGAGGTAGAGTTTTATATTAAGTTTACCGAATTGATAGGGCGTGTAGAAAGGCATGGGCTTAAGTTTTGCAAACCTGTAATTGGAAAAGACAAAAGAAAAAACACCAAAATCGAGGGCCTTTATGATTTAGGCCTTGCTTTGCAAAGGGTAGAAGACGGAAAATATTTGCTTTCCCAAGAGGTTGTATTAAATGATTTGAGTTTTGATGAAGATGGAGAATTTTTTATATTAACAGGACCTAATAAGGGAGGAAAGACAACCTACATACGATCAATAGGAATTGCACAGGTTTTGTTTCAGGCGGGGTGTTTTGTTCCGGCATTAAGGGCGGAAATGAGTATTGCAGATGCTGTATATACCCATTTCCCTGAAGAAGAGACTCTGGGAATTGATAAGGGCAGACTTGGCAAAGAGGCAGAGAGAATGTCGGTAATTATAAATAATTCCACTTCAGAGAGTTTGGTGCTTTTAAATGAGACTTTCTCAAGTACAAGAAGAATTGACGGATATTATCTTGGAAGAGATGTACTCAAAATATTAATGAAGATAAAATGCAAAGGGATATATGTTACTCACTTCGGTGAGCTTGCTGATGATATTGAGGCATTAAATGAAGAAGTGCATGAGGGAAGTAAACTAGCATGTCTGGTTGCGGGTATAGTAGATTCTGACAATATGGGATTGACAGGAAACAGGACGTTCAAGATTCAAAGGATGAAGTCGGTTGGACTTGGATATTCAATGGACATAGTTTTTAAGCATGGCCTTTTGCCAGAGCAGATTACGGCACTTCTCAAAAAAAGAGGATATATTCCAGGATAG
- a CDS encoding PadR family transcriptional regulator: MANVNKTRFAILGILNNMPGSGYDIKKNCDTGIAYFWNENFGHIYPVLKQMERDGVITKKEEKSEGRPSRNVYYITEKGKNELIDWLMRPVEPSPQRLELQLKLTFAKLIPVEKTIEELERVKERHKKSLEEFRRVEQEFFNSEDAQNYESYPYWYSNLRYGIGDAEFRIRWCEETIERIKFHNAIKKDK, from the coding sequence ATGGCAAATGTAAACAAAACTAGATTTGCAATCCTCGGAATTTTAAATAATATGCCCGGATCCGGTTATGACATCAAAAAAAACTGTGATACTGGAATAGCTTATTTCTGGAATGAGAATTTTGGACATATTTATCCTGTTTTAAAGCAGATGGAGAGGGACGGAGTAATTACAAAAAAAGAGGAGAAGAGTGAAGGAAGACCATCAAGGAATGTGTATTACATAACCGAAAAGGGAAAGAATGAATTGATAGATTGGTTAATGCGTCCTGTTGAACCTTCGCCGCAGCGGCTGGAACTTCAGCTAAAGCTTACCTTTGCAAAACTCATTCCTGTAGAAAAGACCATTGAAGAACTTGAACGTGTAAAAGAGAGACATAAGAAAAGCCTTGAAGAGTTTAGAAGAGTTGAACAAGAGTTTTTTAACAGCGAAGATGCGCAAAATTATGAAAGTTATCCTTATTGGTATTCAAATTTACGTTATGGAATAGGTGATGCTGAATTCAGAATCAGATGGTGTGAAGAAACCATTGAACGCATTAAGTTCCATAATGCCATTAAAAAAGATAAGTAA
- a CDS encoding S8 family serine peptidase, producing the protein MMRKKLFSVMILMSVLLSMFSVNIASANDQKNLKKLSNSTVSARESKLHDHIQGEIIVKYKFGTHDKKKAELEKKVSADTIKSGRDNVKLLKVKENDLINTMEMLEANPEVEYAVPNYIRKAMSFPSDPPNDPRYTNQKGLQTVKAPEAWAKMGDAAGMSEIIVAVVDTGIDINHEDLKDKISPDGYDFCDLDNDPSPGPFNMN; encoded by the coding sequence ATGATGAGAAAAAAACTATTTTCTGTCATGATCTTAATGAGTGTTTTGTTGTCTATGTTCAGTGTAAATATTGCAAGCGCAAATGACCAGAAAAATCTTAAAAAACTTTCAAACTCCACAGTTTCAGCTAGAGAATCCAAACTGCACGACCATATCCAAGGAGAAATCATTGTCAAGTATAAGTTCGGAACACATGATAAAAAGAAAGCAGAACTTGAAAAGAAAGTTTCTGCGGATACCATCAAGTCAGGAAGAGACAATGTTAAACTGCTAAAGGTAAAGGAAAACGACCTTATAAACACCATGGAAATGCTGGAAGCCAACCCGGAGGTTGAATATGCAGTTCCAAACTATATAAGAAAGGCAATGTCCTTCCCTTCTGACCCGCCGAATGACCCACGATATACCAACCAAAAGGGCCTTCAAACGGTAAAAGCACCTGAAGCCTGGGCAAAGATGGGTGATGCTGCAGGTATGAGCGAGATAATAGTAGCGGTTGTTGATACAGGAATAGACATAAACCATGAAGACTTAAAAGATAAAATTTCTCCGGATGGATATGATTTTTGCGATTTAGATAATGATCCAAGCCCTGGACCGTTTAATATGAATTAG
- a CDS encoding nitroreductase family protein — protein MNEVLKVIKSRRSVRKYKPEQIKQEELEMIIEAGIYAPSGHNSQPWRFTVIQDRKVIEHINDISKKVMATVEIEWIRNAGLNPDYDITYKAPTLIIVSGRRDEMSSQVDCCCAVENMLIAAESLNIGSVWLGFASFGFKIEGEAEKIGIPKGYEPYYVFVLGYKEEEYQPSVPSRNYNVVDYIR, from the coding sequence ATGAATGAAGTATTGAAAGTAATAAAAAGTAGGAGAAGCGTTAGAAAATATAAACCTGAGCAAATTAAGCAGGAAGAACTGGAAATGATTATTGAAGCTGGTATTTATGCTCCGAGTGGTCATAATTCACAACCTTGGCGTTTTACAGTTATACAAGATCGAAAGGTTATTGAACACATCAATGACATTTCCAAAAAGGTTATGGCAACGGTGGAAATTGAATGGATTAGGAATGCAGGATTAAATCCGGATTACGATATTACATATAAAGCACCAACGCTAATTATAGTTTCAGGGAGAAGAGATGAAATGAGCAGCCAAGTTGACTGTTGTTGTGCTGTTGAGAATATGCTTATTGCAGCAGAAAGCTTGAATATAGGATCAGTATGGCTGGGATTTGCTTCATTTGGGTTTAAAATAGAAGGAGAGGCTGAAAAAATAGGTATACCGAAAGGTTATGAACCTTACTATGTTTTTGTATTGGGATATAAAGAAGAGGAATACCAACCGTCTGTACCGAGTAGAAATTATAATGTAGTTGACTATATACGTTGA